A part of Candidatus Rokuibacteriota bacterium genomic DNA contains:
- a CDS encoding Rho termination factor N-terminal domain-containing protein: protein MNLTELKEKTISDLNTIAKNLGVQGISGLRKQDLIFKILQSQAEKDGLIFAEGVLEVLPDGFGFLRAPDYNYLPGPDDIYVSPSQIRRFDLRTGDTVSGQVRPPKDSERY, encoded by the coding sequence ATGAACCTCACGGAGTTGAAAGAGAAGACGATCTCCGATCTCAACACGATCGCAAAGAACCTCGGCGTCCAGGGGATCAGCGGGCTCCGGAAGCAGGACCTGATCTTCAAGATCCTCCAGAGCCAGGCCGAGAAGGACGGGCTCATCTTCGCCGAGGGGGTCCTGGAGGTCCTGCCCGACGGCTTCGGTTTCCTGCGCGCCCCGGATTACAACTACCTGCCGGGCCCCGACGACATCTACGTGTCGCCGTCCCAGATCCGGCGCTTCGACCTGAGGACGGGGGACACGGTGTCCGGCCAGGTGCGTCCCCCCAAGGACTCGGAGCGCTACTT